The following coding sequences lie in one Clupea harengus chromosome 23, Ch_v2.0.2, whole genome shotgun sequence genomic window:
- the fam20a gene encoding pseudokinase FAM20A produces MRRDRILVASTLAFFLAVDVYFVLLPRLRERYPLPGERCACPRHGTNGTLGGNSSANAAAGPLSWVSYGNGIGTATAMEAAEMGGSRLERLFAHPLYNMQLPEMRAEEVLLQPGELMEYYRRKVARWERQQRHYSDAALAANLSLVQQPITFDPEASWLKFHLGINRYALYTRDDPGVARLLQDMRSSIIISADYTQDEKALKGVCDCSQVVKPSGHHLKLALKFQDFGKAMFKPMRQERNQETPEDFFYFVDFQRHNAEIAAFHLDRVLDFRRVPPVVGRLINVSGEILHITRSEDLRSVFFTSPANNTCFFAKCLYVCKTEYAVCGHPDLLEGSMSAYLPGLSIAPRISIPNPWIRSYSFAGKEEWEVNPFYCDTIKKLYPYNSGNRLLNIIDMAVFDFLTGNMDRHHYEIFTKFGDAGFLLHFDNARGFGRHSHDELSILAPLTQCCTIKRSTLLRLRLLAQPDLRLSEVMRESLAGDLLRPVLTEPHLLALDRRLEKVLRVVQRCVRKLGERQVVVADFVEVPEGPATQPPPPPPPPRSR; encoded by the exons ATGCGGCGCGACAGGATCCTGGTGGCCTCCACGCTGGCGTTCTTCCTGGCGGTGGACGTCTACTTTGTGCTGCTGcccaggctgagggagaggtaCCCACTGCCCGGGGAGAGGTGCGCGTGCCCACGCCACGGCACCAACGGCACTCTAGGGGGTAACAGCAGCGCCAACGCTGCCGCCGGCCCCCTGTCGTGGGTGAGCTATGGCAATGGGATTGGCACGGCGACGGCGATGGAGGCCGCGGAGATGGGGGGTTCCAGGCTGGAGAGGCTGTTTGCCCATCCGCTCTACAACATGCAGCTGCCGGAGATGAGAGCTGAAGAGGTGCTGCTGCAGCCTGGCGAGCTCATGGAGTACTACAGGAGGAAGGTGGCACGCTGGGAGAG GCAGCAGAGGCACTACAGTGATGCCGCCTTGGCCGCCAACCTGTCCCTGGTTCAACAGcccataacctttgaccccgaGGCCAGCTGGCTGAAATTCCACCTGGGGATCAATCGGTACGCGCTGTACACCCGAGACGACCCCGGCGTCGCTCGACTGCTACAGGACATGCGCAGCAGCATCATCATAagcgcag ATTACACTCAAGACGAGAAAGCACTGAAGGGGGTCTGTGACTGCTCTCAAG tgGTGAAGCCCAGTGGTCATCACCTAAAGCTGGCCTTGAAGTTCCAGGATTTTGGCAAGGCCATGTTCAAGCCTATGAG GCAGGAGAGAAACCAGGAGACCCCCGAGGACTTCTTCTACTTCGTTGACTTCCAGAGGCACAACGCAGAAATCGCAGCCTTCCACCTGGACAG AGTGCTGGATTTCCGAAGAGTACCCCCCGTGGTCGGGCGACTCATCAACGTCTCCGGGGAGATTCTGCACATCACTCGTAGCGAGGACCTGAGGAGTGTGTTCTTCACCTCTccag CAAACAACACCTGCTTCTTTGCCAAGTGCCTGTACGTGTGCAAGACAGAGTACGCCGTGTGCGGTCACCCGGACCTTCTGGAAGGTTCCATGTCGGCGTACCTGCCCGGGCTGAGCATTGCCCCCCGTATCTCCATCCCAAATCCCTGGATCCGTTCCTATTCCTTTGCTGGGAAAGAAGA ATGGGAGGTCAATCCTTTCTACTGTGACACGATAAAGAAGCTCTACCCCTACAACTCTGGGAACAGGCTGCTCAACATCATCGACATGGCCGTATTTGACTTCCTCACAG GGAACATGGACCGCCATCACTACGAAATCTTCACCAAATTTGGTGATGCTGGTTTCCTTCTTCATTTTGATAATGccagagg gttTGGCAGGCACTCCCATGATGAGCTGTCCATTCTGGCCCCCCTGACTCAATGCTGCAC TATCAAGCGCTCCACGCTGCTCCGCCTGCGTCTGCTGGCCCAGCCGGACCTCCGCCTGAGCGAGGTGATGCGTGAGTCCCTGGCCGGTGACCTGCTGCGGCCGGTTCTGACCGAGCCGCACCTGCTGGCCCTCGACCGGCGTCTGGAGAAGGTCCTCCGGGTCGTGCAGCGCTGCGTGCGCAAGCTGGGCGAACGGCAGGTGGTGGTGGCCGACTTCGTGGAGGTGCCCGAGGGCCCCGCGACAcaaccaccacctcccccacctccaccgAGGAGCAGGTGA